A window of the Haloarcula litorea genome harbors these coding sequences:
- a CDS encoding UPF0058 family protein, whose amino-acid sequence MKKQELIHLHGLLAQVQNHYEAEKETTVDHDEYEELGVKPTSIHKSKTDHKAAVFAIANGITSEMTDEEKEPVSAAAD is encoded by the coding sequence ATGAAGAAGCAGGAGCTCATTCACCTTCACGGCCTGCTTGCACAAGTACAGAACCACTACGAAGCGGAGAAGGAGACGACCGTCGACCACGACGAGTACGAGGAACTCGGCGTGAAGCCGACATCCATTCACAAGTCGAAGACCGACCACAAGGCGGCCGTCTTCGCGATCGCCAACGGGATCACCTCGGAGATGACCGACGAAGAGAAAGAGCCGGTTTCTGCCGCCGCGGACTGA
- a CDS encoding translation initiation factor IF-2 subunit beta, whose amino-acid sequence MNYDDMLDRAIDETPEFTGSSERFEVPDVEVRQEGNTSVVENFQSLCDRLDRDPDHVLQFLQTEMGTSAHIDESGRARLTGSFGADRLDEAIDDYVEEFVVCSECGLPDTRLEREGDAVLLRCEACGARSATSG is encoded by the coding sequence ATGAACTACGACGACATGCTCGACCGTGCGATCGACGAGACCCCCGAGTTCACCGGGTCGTCCGAGCGGTTCGAAGTTCCCGACGTGGAGGTGCGACAGGAGGGAAACACCAGCGTCGTCGAGAACTTCCAGTCGCTGTGTGACCGGCTGGACCGCGATCCCGACCACGTCCTCCAGTTCCTCCAGACGGAGATGGGGACCAGCGCACACATCGACGAGAGCGGCCGCGCCCGGCTGACCGGGTCGTTCGGGGCCGACCGACTCGACGAAGCTATCGACGACTACGTCGAGGAGTTCGTCGTCTGTTCGGAGTGTGGACTGCCCGACACACGGCTTGAGCGGGAGGGCGACGCGGTACTCCTCCGGTGTGAGGCGTGCGGTGCCCGGTCGGCGACCAGCGGGTGA
- a CDS encoding transcription initiation factor IIB — protein sequence MSESTVRSNTSERTREQRTEEESERTDVCPECGGQVSTDAEHGETVCRDCGLVVEEDSIDHGPEWRAFDSAERDQKSRVGAPTTNMMHDKGLSTNIGWQNKDAYGRSLSSEQRQKMQRLRTWNERFRTRDSKERNLKQALGEIDRMASALGLPQSVRETASVIYRRALDGDLLPGRSIEGVSTAALYASARMAGNPRSLDEMAVVSRVDKMELTRTYRYIVRELNLEVQPADPEQYLPRFVSDLDLSDETERQARELVDRAREAGLLSGKSPVGIAAAAVYAAALLTNEKVTQSAVGEVASVSEVTIRNRYKELLEADGLPA from the coding sequence CTGAGTGAATCAACAGTACGCAGCAACACGAGCGAACGGACGCGAGAGCAGCGAACCGAAGAGGAGTCGGAGCGGACCGACGTCTGTCCCGAGTGTGGCGGGCAGGTGAGCACCGACGCCGAGCACGGCGAGACGGTGTGTCGAGACTGCGGGCTGGTCGTCGAGGAAGACAGCATCGACCACGGCCCGGAGTGGCGCGCGTTCGACTCCGCCGAGCGCGACCAGAAGTCCCGCGTCGGTGCCCCGACGACGAATATGATGCACGACAAGGGCCTCTCGACCAACATCGGCTGGCAGAACAAGGACGCGTACGGCCGCTCGCTCTCCAGCGAACAGCGACAGAAGATGCAGCGCCTGCGCACCTGGAACGAGCGGTTCCGCACACGGGACTCCAAGGAGCGCAACCTCAAGCAGGCCCTGGGCGAGATCGACCGGATGGCCTCGGCGCTGGGCCTGCCCCAGAGCGTCCGCGAGACCGCCAGCGTCATCTACCGACGCGCACTCGACGGCGACCTGCTGCCGGGTCGCTCCATCGAGGGCGTCTCGACGGCGGCGCTGTACGCCTCCGCGCGGATGGCGGGCAACCCCCGCTCCCTCGACGAGATGGCGGTGGTCTCGCGGGTCGACAAGATGGAACTGACCCGGACCTACCGCTACATCGTCCGGGAGCTGAACCTCGAAGTCCAGCCGGCGGACCCCGAGCAGTACCTGCCCCGGTTCGTCTCGGATCTGGACCTGAGCGACGAGACCGAGCGCCAGGCCCGCGAGCTGGTCGACAGGGCCCGCGAGGCCGGCCTCCTCTCCGGGAAGTCGCCGGTCGGCATCGCCGCGGCCGCCGTCTACGCCGCCGCTCTCCTGACCAACGAGAAGGTCACCCAGAGCGCGGTCGGCGAGGTCGCCAGCGTCTCCGAGGTCACGATCCGGAACCGCTACAAGGAACTCCTCGAGGCCGACGGGCTCCCCGCCTGA
- a CDS encoding amidohydrolase family protein, whose amino-acid sequence MLELEHGFRVVDVHARVEPDEQRRPRAGLGDPEQLEREMHQAGVVRAVVYPGPRDGDYLKANNGVARMTVGRPLVAFARLTGARDPGTGPGSTLRNLTSSRADPHTDPGDVEQYAYDDRFCGFKLHPSADGLPDEEVLERLAEVSLPVLVHGGESFTPKQVAEELLPYEFPVVLSHFGGHPLRTELMDDAVDLLSDHDDLYLDTSVVRYREHLERAIMEHPDRVLFGTGAPDAHPNVAVMEILTLDVPEDAMRKVFSNNPERVVEALAP is encoded by the coding sequence ATGCTCGAGCTGGAACACGGCTTCCGTGTGGTCGACGTCCACGCCCGCGTCGAGCCGGACGAGCAGCGGCGACCCAGAGCCGGGCTGGGCGATCCCGAACAGCTCGAACGCGAGATGCACCAGGCCGGCGTCGTCCGTGCGGTGGTCTACCCCGGCCCCCGCGACGGCGACTACCTCAAGGCCAACAACGGGGTCGCCCGGATGACCGTCGGACGACCGTTGGTGGCGTTCGCCCGGCTCACCGGCGCGCGGGACCCGGGAACCGGACCGGGGTCGACGTTACGGAACCTGACGAGTTCCCGAGCGGACCCCCACACCGACCCCGGAGACGTCGAGCAGTACGCCTACGACGACCGGTTCTGTGGGTTCAAGCTCCACCCGTCGGCCGACGGTCTCCCCGACGAAGAGGTGCTCGAACGACTGGCCGAGGTGTCGCTCCCGGTGTTGGTCCACGGCGGCGAGTCGTTCACTCCGAAGCAGGTCGCCGAGGAGCTGCTCCCGTACGAGTTCCCGGTCGTCCTCTCGCACTTCGGCGGCCACCCGCTCCGGACGGAGCTGATGGACGACGCCGTGGACCTGCTCTCGGACCACGACGACCTCTACCTGGACACCAGCGTCGTCCGGTACCGCGAACACCTGGAGCGCGCCATAATGGAGCACCCGGACCGGGTCCTGTTCGGGACCGGTGCGCCGGACGCACACCCGAACGTCGCGGTGATGGAGATCCTCACCCTCGACGTCCCCGAGGACGCGATGCGGAAGGTGTTCTCGAACAACCCCGAGCGCGTCGTCGAGGCGCTGGCCCCCTAG